Proteins encoded within one genomic window of Sphingomonas sp. NBWT7:
- a CDS encoding redoxin family protein, translating into MRRWLLWLPLAAFMLVALFAARELRKPADRTVYSAMVGKPVPDFTLKPIAPGKSGLALADLKTGKPRLLNIFASWCVPCIAEAPQLMKLKALGVPIDAIAIRDTGPAIADFLARNGDPYRRIGDDADSRVQLSLGSSGVPETFVIDGRGIVVKQHVGDIRDEDVAELAAAWRAAR; encoded by the coding sequence ATGAGGCGCTGGCTGCTCTGGCTGCCGCTCGCCGCGTTCATGCTCGTCGCGCTCTTCGCCGCGCGCGAATTGCGCAAGCCCGCCGATCGCACCGTCTATTCGGCGATGGTCGGCAAGCCGGTGCCCGATTTCACGCTGAAGCCGATTGCGCCGGGCAAGTCCGGCCTAGCGCTCGCCGATCTCAAGACCGGCAAGCCGCGCCTGCTCAACATCTTCGCCAGCTGGTGCGTACCGTGCATCGCCGAAGCGCCGCAGCTGATGAAACTGAAGGCGCTGGGCGTCCCGATCGATGCGATCGCGATCCGTGATACCGGCCCCGCGATCGCCGATTTCCTCGCGCGCAACGGCGACCCGTACCGGCGCATCGGCGACGATGCCGATAGCCGCGTCCAGCTGTCGCTCGGCTCGTCGGGCGTGCCCGAGACGTTCGTTATCGACGGGCGCGGCATCGTCGTGAAGCAGCACGTCGGCGATATCCGCGACGAAGATGTCGCCGAACTCGCCGCCGCGTGGCGCGCCGCGCGATGA
- a CDS encoding glycoside hydrolase family 108 protein: MIDELIDAVIDREGGYSNHAADRGGATRWGITEAVARANGYVGEMRHFAREAAAPIYRRLYWQRPRYDAVAERAPLIAAELFDTGVNMGPAVATAFLQRALNALNRGARDYPDISLDGRVGPQTLAALDLFLLTRGAGGETVLLKAIEALQGERYLSLAERRPANEAFLYGWLANRLG; the protein is encoded by the coding sequence ATGATCGACGAACTTATCGACGCGGTGATCGATCGCGAGGGCGGCTACAGCAACCATGCCGCCGACCGCGGCGGCGCGACACGCTGGGGCATCACCGAGGCGGTCGCGCGCGCCAACGGCTATGTCGGCGAGATGCGGCATTTCGCGCGTGAGGCGGCAGCGCCGATCTACCGCCGCCTCTACTGGCAGCGCCCGCGCTATGACGCCGTGGCGGAACGTGCGCCGCTGATCGCCGCCGAACTGTTCGACACCGGGGTCAACATGGGGCCCGCCGTCGCCACCGCGTTCCTGCAGCGCGCGCTCAACGCGCTCAACCGCGGCGCGCGCGACTATCCCGACATATCGCTCGACGGGCGCGTCGGCCCGCAGACCCTCGCCGCGCTCGATCTCTTCCTGCTCACCCGCGGCGCGGGCGGCGAAACCGTGCTGCTCAAGGCGATCGAGGCGCTGCAGGGCGAGCGCTATCTCTCGCTTGCCGAGCGCCGCCCGGCGAACGAGGCGTTCCTCTACGGCTGGCTTGCCAACCGGTTGGGCTGA
- a CDS encoding GNAT family N-acetyltransferase, whose product MAVAQNYDRPVIDTARLHLRRPDDRDVPAIIDAVGDAEVARRLSRIPHPYTAADARFFLDHVVPGEWVWAITRDGTDRMIGAVGLTPDGETAELGYWLARASWGEGIVTEAARAVVAYGFDTLGLPYILSNYFADNAASGAVLRKLGFVETGQGTRPCLMLGRDVASVEMRLERRA is encoded by the coding sequence ATGGCAGTGGCGCAGAATTACGATCGGCCGGTTATCGACACGGCACGGCTACACCTGCGGCGTCCGGACGATCGCGACGTGCCGGCGATCATCGACGCGGTGGGCGATGCCGAGGTCGCGCGGCGGCTGTCGCGGATACCGCACCCTTATACGGCGGCGGACGCGCGCTTCTTCCTCGACCATGTCGTGCCGGGCGAATGGGTTTGGGCGATCACGCGTGACGGCACGGATAGGATGATCGGCGCGGTGGGGCTGACGCCAGACGGCGAGACGGCGGAACTCGGCTATTGGCTGGCGCGCGCGTCGTGGGGCGAGGGGATCGTGACCGAGGCAGCGCGCGCGGTGGTCGCCTATGGGTTCGATACGCTGGGCCTGCCGTATATCCTGTCGAACTATTTCGCGGACAATGCGGCGTCGGGCGCGGTGCTGCGCAAGCTGGGGTTCGTCGAGACCGGGCAGGGGACGCGGCCGTGCCTGATGCTGGGCCGCGACGTGGCGTCGGTCGAGATGCGGCTGGAGCGGCGGGCCTAG
- a CDS encoding amidohydrolase family protein: MKRALLLLATMLASPVAAQTVAITGATVATGDGSAPIENGTVVFQNGRIVAAGPGIAVPAGAQVIDGRGKWVSPGFVAGFSDLGISDAAGVEESNDAGARNAPFNAAIDVAVAINPAEVKIANERLGGVTRALVAPEAAGSIFAGEGAVIDLGDDPDAVTRPRAFQFVELGESGGRLAGGSRPAAYAMLRDALAQAEDYRRNPAAFGGRERMSLVKRGDAQALLRVLDGSVPLVVHVERASDILTVLALPRDYPRLKLVLTGVSEGWMVAREIAAARVPVIAAALADLPAQFESLGATESNVGRMRAAGVQVALASTGNSGGEHNLRQYAGNLVAIARLPGHTGLAWGQALAAITSGPAAALGMDGEIGSLRAGRRADVVLWDGDPLELSSAPTAVWIDGRAQPMNSRQKALRDRYLVPTEGALPKAYER; the protein is encoded by the coding sequence GTGAAGCGCGCCCTCCTGCTCCTTGCCACGATGCTGGCAAGCCCCGTGGCTGCGCAGACCGTCGCCATCACCGGTGCCACCGTCGCGACGGGCGACGGCTCGGCCCCGATCGAGAACGGCACCGTCGTGTTCCAGAACGGCCGCATCGTCGCGGCCGGCCCCGGCATCGCCGTGCCCGCGGGCGCGCAGGTGATCGATGGCCGCGGCAAGTGGGTCTCGCCCGGTTTCGTCGCGGGCTTCAGCGATCTCGGCATCAGCGATGCGGCGGGGGTCGAGGAGAGCAATGACGCCGGCGCGCGCAACGCGCCGTTCAACGCCGCGATCGACGTCGCGGTGGCGATCAACCCGGCCGAGGTGAAGATCGCCAACGAGCGGCTGGGCGGCGTCACGCGCGCGCTCGTCGCGCCGGAAGCGGCGGGCTCCATCTTCGCTGGCGAGGGCGCGGTGATCGATCTCGGCGACGATCCCGACGCCGTCACCCGCCCACGTGCCTTCCAGTTCGTCGAACTGGGCGAATCGGGCGGGCGTCTGGCCGGCGGCAGCCGTCCGGCGGCCTATGCCATGCTGCGCGACGCGCTCGCGCAGGCGGAGGACTATCGCCGCAATCCCGCAGCGTTCGGTGGCCGCGAGCGTATGTCGTTGGTCAAGCGCGGCGACGCGCAGGCGCTGCTCCGCGTGCTCGACGGCAGTGTCCCACTCGTTGTGCATGTCGAGCGCGCTAGCGACATTCTCACCGTCCTCGCCCTCCCGCGCGATTATCCGCGGCTCAAGCTGGTGCTGACGGGCGTCTCCGAAGGCTGGATGGTCGCGCGCGAGATCGCCGCCGCGCGCGTCCCCGTCATCGCCGCCGCGCTCGCCGATCTGCCTGCGCAGTTCGAATCGCTCGGCGCGACCGAATCGAACGTCGGGCGGATGCGTGCTGCGGGCGTCCAGGTTGCGCTCGCCTCGACCGGCAACAGCGGCGGTGAGCATAACCTGCGCCAGTACGCCGGCAATCTCGTCGCGATTGCGCGCCTGCCCGGCCACACCGGGCTCGCCTGGGGCCAGGCGCTCGCCGCGATCACCTCGGGCCCGGCCGCCGCGCTCGGGATGGACGGCGAGATCGGCAGCCTGCGCGCCGGTCGCCGTGCCGACGTCGTGCTGTGGGACGGCGATCCGCTCGAACTGTCCTCCGCGCCGACCGCGGTGTGGATCGACGGCCGCGCGCAGCCGATGAACTCGCGCCAGAAGGCATTGCGCGACCGCTATCTCGTGCCGACCGAAGGCGCGCTGCCCAAGGCCTATGAGCGCTGA
- a CDS encoding NAD-dependent epimerase/dehydratase family protein yields MTYLVTGAAGFIGAAVARQLLDRGERVVGIDDLNNYYPVQLKRDRLATLAHPNFTFAHVDIADNAALTAALAPHAITHIVHLAAQAGVRYSITNPHAYVQSNLVGQVNMLEYARRLDGLVSMSYASSSSVYGGNVKQPFAEDDRVDAPISLYAATKKADELMGNVYAHLYRLPLTGLRFFTVYGPWGRPDMALWLFTNAILKGEPIRVFNNGDMRRDFTYIDDIVAGVLAVTDAPPADDGATPPHRVYNIGNNKPEQLLRMIDVLEDAIGVKAIRQLEPMQPGDVPATYADITTIQRDHGFAPTTPIEVGIPRFVEWFRGYHARS; encoded by the coding sequence ATGACCTATCTCGTCACCGGTGCGGCCGGGTTCATCGGGGCGGCGGTGGCGCGCCAGCTGCTCGATCGCGGCGAGCGCGTCGTCGGGATCGACGATCTGAACAATTACTATCCCGTGCAGCTGAAGCGCGATCGCCTCGCGACGCTGGCGCACCCCAACTTCACCTTCGCGCACGTCGACATTGCCGACAATGCCGCGCTCACCGCCGCGCTCGCGCCGCACGCAATCACGCACATCGTCCACCTCGCCGCACAGGCGGGCGTGCGCTACTCGATCACCAACCCGCACGCCTACGTCCAGTCGAACCTCGTCGGGCAGGTCAACATGCTCGAATATGCCCGCCGGCTCGATGGCCTCGTCTCGATGAGCTACGCCTCGTCGAGCTCGGTCTACGGCGGCAACGTCAAGCAGCCGTTCGCCGAGGACGATCGCGTCGACGCGCCGATCTCGCTCTACGCCGCAACCAAGAAGGCCGACGAGCTGATGGGCAACGTCTATGCCCACCTCTATCGCCTGCCGCTGACGGGCTTGCGCTTCTTCACCGTCTACGGCCCGTGGGGGCGGCCCGACATGGCGCTGTGGCTGTTCACCAACGCGATCCTCAAGGGCGAGCCGATCCGCGTCTTCAACAACGGCGACATGCGGCGCGACTTCACCTATATCGACGATATCGTCGCGGGCGTCCTCGCCGTCACCGATGCGCCCCCCGCCGACGACGGCGCCACCCCGCCGCACCGCGTCTACAACATCGGCAACAACAAGCCCGAGCAACTCCTGCGCATGATTGACGTGCTCGAGGACGCGATCGGAGTAAAGGCGATCCGCCAACTCGAACCGATGCAGCCCGGCGACGTCCCCGCCACCTACGCCGACATCACCACCATCCAGCGCGATCACGGCTTCGCGCCGACGACGCCAATTGAGGTGGGCATTCCGCGCTTCGTCGAATGGTTCCGCGGCTATCACGCACGGTCCTGA
- a CDS encoding cytochrome c-type biogenesis protein: protein MSGAARLWQWLALALALAVPAAAQTRPAADYANVQLRDPAKEAEAAALMATLRCLVCQGQSIADSDADMAGDMRSLVRQRVAAGESPAEVRDWLIARYGDYVTYDPPMSAVTLPLWLAPLALLAIGAWIARASFRRRKRPGDPS from the coding sequence ATGAGCGGCGCCGCGCGCCTCTGGCAGTGGCTCGCGCTCGCCCTTGCGCTTGCCGTGCCCGCCGCCGCGCAGACGCGCCCGGCGGCCGATTACGCGAACGTCCAGCTGCGCGATCCGGCGAAGGAAGCCGAGGCGGCCGCGCTGATGGCGACGCTGCGCTGCCTCGTCTGCCAAGGCCAGTCGATTGCGGACAGCGACGCCGACATGGCGGGTGACATGCGCAGCCTGGTGCGCCAGCGCGTCGCCGCTGGTGAGAGCCCAGCCGAGGTGCGCGACTGGCTGATCGCGCGCTACGGCGATTACGTGACCTACGATCCGCCAATGAGCGCGGTGACGCTGCCGCTGTGGCTCGCCCCGCTCGCGCTGCTGGCAATCGGCGCGTGGATCGCGCGCGCCAGCTTCCGCCGCCGCAAACGACCGGGCGATCCAAGCTAG
- a CDS encoding holin family protein: protein MAILDTIIGPVAALIDKIIPDPAAREAAKRELVRLEGTQELERVKAQMAAVLAEASSPDAWTSRARPSFLYVMYVLLLWSIPMGLIAAVRPAAAEAIARGMNAYLAGIPEPLYALFGTGYLGYTVAREWGKAKLR, encoded by the coding sequence ATGGCGATCCTCGATACGATCATCGGCCCCGTCGCCGCGCTGATCGACAAGATCATTCCCGATCCCGCCGCGCGCGAGGCGGCGAAGCGCGAACTCGTCCGGCTGGAAGGCACGCAGGAGCTCGAACGCGTCAAGGCGCAGATGGCGGCAGTGCTGGCGGAGGCCAGCTCTCCCGACGCGTGGACCAGCCGCGCACGCCCAAGCTTCCTCTACGTCATGTACGTGCTGCTCTTGTGGTCGATCCCGATGGGGCTGATCGCCGCGGTACGCCCGGCAGCGGCGGAGGCGATCGCGCGCGGCATGAACGCCTATCTCGCCGGCATCCCCGAACCGCTCTACGCGCTCTTCGGCACCGGCTATCTCGGCTACACCGTGGCGCGCGAGTGGGGCAAGGCGAAGCTGCGTTAG
- a CDS encoding heme lyase CcmF/NrfE family subunit gives MTAEFGLVALWLAAALAAMQLALAALAVRRDDTALAIAVRPVAIVQGGLVLLAMAALIRVFLASDMSVALVVANSHSAKPWLYKFAGAWGNHEGSMLLWVTILGLAGGAVALLERRVAERTLTATLGAQAAIALGFYAFLLFASNPFARLADPPADGQGLNPLLQDPGLAFHPPTLYAGYVGLSVAFSFAVGALVTRDVGPAFARAMRPWVLAAWVFLTLGITAGSYWAYYELGWGGWWFWDPVENASLMPWLAATALLHSVSVLATRDGLRAWTVMLAVVAFSMSMLGTFLVRSGILTSVHAFAVDPERGAFILVLLALYIGGALTLFATRIGVVRAGTTFEVVSREGALVANNLLLSVILGIVLIGTFYPIVAASMGTQLSVGPPFFEKAAGPIALALVAIMAAGPLLRWRSDTGQALLQRMTWPIAATMFAGAGLFALAGWFGALPLLGLALAAGLAVASVAPLVGRNLRRTPLFVYGMVIAHLGIAVSLAGMAASSAFTKETLVAKGVGEPAFVGPYRVVLRGIRPVIGDNWSALEARLEIQRGEAAPTLLAPQSRFFSNPPTTTSESAILTALDGQLYTVLGQADGAGRWQLRLWWKPWVTLIWFGGALIALGGALSIVGHALRDRRQKRRAVEAADAQAYRAAWGV, from the coding sequence ATGACGGCCGAGTTCGGCCTCGTCGCACTGTGGCTCGCCGCCGCGCTCGCCGCGATGCAGCTCGCGCTCGCCGCCCTCGCGGTGCGGCGCGACGACACCGCCCTCGCCATCGCGGTCCGCCCGGTTGCGATCGTGCAGGGCGGGCTCGTCCTGCTCGCGATGGCGGCGCTGATCCGCGTCTTCCTCGCCTCCGACATGTCGGTCGCGCTGGTCGTCGCCAACAGCCATTCGGCCAAGCCCTGGCTGTACAAATTCGCCGGCGCGTGGGGCAATCACGAAGGCTCGATGCTGCTGTGGGTCACGATCCTCGGCCTTGCCGGCGGCGCGGTGGCGCTGCTCGAACGGCGCGTGGCTGAGCGCACGCTCACCGCGACGCTCGGCGCGCAGGCCGCGATCGCGCTCGGCTTCTACGCCTTCCTGCTCTTCGCCTCGAACCCGTTCGCGCGGCTCGCCGATCCGCCCGCCGACGGCCAAGGATTGAACCCGCTGCTGCAGGATCCCGGCCTCGCCTTCCACCCGCCGACGCTCTACGCCGGCTACGTCGGCCTGTCGGTCGCCTTCTCCTTCGCCGTCGGCGCGCTGGTGACGCGCGACGTCGGGCCCGCCTTCGCGCGTGCGATGCGGCCGTGGGTGCTCGCCGCCTGGGTGTTCCTGACGCTCGGCATCACCGCCGGCAGCTACTGGGCCTATTACGAGCTCGGCTGGGGCGGTTGGTGGTTCTGGGACCCGGTCGAGAACGCCTCGCTGATGCCGTGGCTCGCCGCCACCGCGCTGCTCCACTCGGTCAGCGTGCTCGCGACGCGCGATGGTTTGCGCGCCTGGACGGTGATGCTCGCCGTTGTCGCCTTCTCGATGTCGATGCTCGGCACCTTCCTCGTCCGCTCGGGCATCCTGACGAGCGTTCACGCCTTTGCGGTCGATCCCGAACGCGGCGCCTTCATTCTCGTGCTGCTGGCGCTCTACATTGGCGGCGCGCTGACTCTGTTCGCGACGCGCATCGGCGTGGTGCGTGCCGGCACGACGTTCGAGGTCGTCAGCCGCGAGGGCGCGCTGGTCGCCAACAACCTCCTCCTCTCGGTGATTCTGGGCATCGTGCTGATCGGCACCTTCTATCCGATCGTCGCGGCATCGATGGGCACGCAACTGTCGGTCGGCCCGCCGTTCTTCGAGAAGGCCGCCGGTCCGATCGCACTCGCGCTCGTCGCGATCATGGCGGCGGGCCCGCTGCTGCGCTGGCGCAGCGACACCGGGCAGGCGCTGCTCCAGCGGATGACCTGGCCGATCGCCGCGACGATGTTCGCCGGCGCCGGGCTGTTCGCGCTCGCCGGCTGGTTCGGCGCGCTGCCGCTGCTCGGCCTCGCACTTGCCGCCGGGCTGGCGGTGGCGAGCGTCGCGCCGCTGGTCGGCCGCAACCTGCGCCGCACGCCCCTGTTCGTCTACGGCATGGTGATCGCGCATCTCGGCATCGCCGTCAGCCTTGCCGGCATGGCGGCGTCGTCCGCCTTCACGAAGGAGACGCTGGTCGCCAAGGGCGTCGGCGAGCCCGCCTTCGTTGGGCCGTACCGCGTCGTGCTGCGCGGCATCCGCCCGGTGATCGGCGACAATTGGTCCGCGCTCGAGGCGCGGCTTGAGATACAGCGCGGCGAGGCGGCGCCGACGCTGCTCGCGCCGCAATCGCGCTTCTTTTCCAACCCGCCCACCACCACCAGCGAGAGCGCGATCCTCACCGCGCTCGACGGCCAGCTCTACACCGTGCTCGGCCAAGCGGACGGCGCGGGCCGCTGGCAGCTGCGGCTATGGTGGAAGCCGTGGGTGACGCTGATCTGGTTCGGCGGCGCGCTGATCGCGCTCGGCGGTGCGCTGTCGATCGTCGGCCACGCGCTGCGCGATCGCCGGCAGAAGCGTCGCGCGGTCGAGGCGGCCGACGCGCAGGCGTATCGCGCGGCCTGGGGAGTCTGA
- the hslV gene encoding ATP-dependent protease subunit HslV, producing the protein MSEHSSMPVWHGTTILSVRRGGKVVVAGDGQVSMGQTVMKPNARKVRTLGPDGKVIAGFAGATADAFTLFERLEAKLERHQGQLMRAAVELAKDWRTDKYLRNLEAMMIVADKDVTLILTGNGDVLEPEAGVAAIGSGGNFALAAARALVDYEGDAETICRKAMKIAAEVCVYTNDRLVVETLDSTS; encoded by the coding sequence ATGAGCGAACATAGCAGCATGCCCGTCTGGCACGGCACGACGATCCTCTCGGTGCGGCGCGGCGGCAAGGTCGTCGTCGCTGGCGACGGCCAGGTCTCGATGGGGCAGACCGTGATGAAACCCAATGCGCGCAAGGTCCGCACGCTCGGCCCCGACGGCAAGGTGATCGCCGGGTTCGCCGGCGCCACCGCCGACGCCTTCACCCTGTTCGAGCGGCTCGAGGCGAAGCTCGAGCGTCACCAAGGCCAGCTGATGCGCGCCGCGGTGGAGCTCGCCAAGGACTGGCGCACCGACAAATATCTGCGCAACCTGGAAGCGATGATGATCGTCGCCGACAAGGACGTGACGCTGATCCTCACCGGCAACGGCGACGTGCTCGAACCCGAGGCGGGGGTGGCGGCGATCGGATCGGGCGGCAATTTCGCGCTCGCCGCCGCGCGTGCGCTTGTCGATTACGAGGGCGACGCCGAGACGATCTGCCGCAAGGCGATGAAGATCGCCGCCGAGGTGTGCGTCTACACCAACGACCGGCTGGTGGTGGAAACGCTCGACAGTACGAGTTGA
- a CDS encoding glutathione S-transferase family protein: MAVTIWDHPLSPYAQKVKIALREKGVGFDTAIPGGIGVGGAAGDFVAANPRAEVPALIHDDAAIFDSTIILEYIEDAWPTPPLLPATPAERARVRMIEEVVDTHLEAVNWGLSELRWFRRAEGPLGDALAGKAAAQIRGYHAWLERALGNREWFNGDSFGWGDLSVVPYINGSAGHGVPPAEGSPLAAWLARANARPSVRDTVAEATAVAASGGMGDVAKLLDQGLFKREYRDHRLEWMVKSGGIDVVTQGLAKGNIRFSPDLA, encoded by the coding sequence ATGGCCGTCACGATTTGGGATCACCCGCTGTCGCCCTATGCGCAGAAGGTGAAGATCGCGCTGCGCGAGAAGGGCGTCGGGTTCGACACCGCGATCCCCGGCGGGATCGGCGTCGGCGGCGCGGCGGGGGATTTCGTCGCCGCCAACCCGCGCGCCGAAGTGCCGGCGCTGATCCACGATGACGCCGCGATCTTCGATTCGACGATCATCCTCGAATATATCGAGGACGCCTGGCCCACGCCCCCTCTGCTCCCCGCGACGCCCGCCGAGCGCGCGCGCGTGCGGATGATCGAGGAGGTCGTCGACACGCATCTCGAAGCGGTCAACTGGGGGCTCAGCGAATTGCGCTGGTTCCGCCGCGCCGAAGGGCCGCTCGGCGACGCGCTCGCCGGCAAGGCGGCGGCGCAGATCCGCGGCTATCACGCTTGGCTCGAACGTGCGCTGGGGAACCGCGAATGGTTCAACGGCGACAGCTTCGGCTGGGGCGATCTGTCGGTCGTGCCCTATATCAACGGGTCCGCCGGCCACGGCGTCCCACCCGCCGAAGGCTCGCCGCTCGCCGCGTGGCTAGCCCGCGCCAATGCCCGCCCATCGGTGCGCGATACCGTCGCGGAGGCGACCGCCGTCGCCGCGTCGGGCGGGATGGGCGATGTCGCCAAGCTGCTCGATCAGGGCCTGTTCAAGCGCGAATACCGCGATCACCGCCTCGAATGGATGGTCAAGTCCGGCGGGATCGACGTCGTCACGCAGGGCCTCGCCAAGGGCAACATCCGCTTCTCCCCCGATCTCGCCTGA
- a CDS encoding amidohydrolase, which produces MIPRISIVGRWLATGAAALSLLACSQGDARPKSASAKAPPQPYARDPFPSTYRAYPGVPTLVRNVTVYDGEGGRIDNGQVLFADGKIVAVGQSVNAPADAQVIDGTGKWVTPGVVDIHSHLGDYPTPSVQAHSDGNEATGPITADVWAEHSVWPQDPGFSRALANGGVTTLQILPGSANLMGGRSVVLKNVYARTMQAMKFPGAPYGLKMACGENPKRVYGSKSRQPSTRMGNIAVDRATWAKAQSYRRKWDRYDADGGDMPDRDIAMDTLRGVLAGEILIQNHCYRADEMAIVEDMAKEFGYKVTAFHHAVEAYKIADILKANGTCAAVWADWYGFKMESYDGIGENLAILERAGACAMIHSDDENGIQRLNQEVAKVLASGRRAGIDIAPQVAWKWLSLGPATALGIADRTGSLKPGKMADVVLWNGDPFSVYTRPEKVWIDGALLFDATDPKRRPVSDFELGQPGSGDVK; this is translated from the coding sequence ATGATCCCACGCATTTCCATCGTCGGTCGCTGGCTCGCGACCGGCGCCGCGGCGCTCTCGCTGCTCGCCTGTTCGCAGGGCGACGCACGTCCCAAGTCCGCTTCGGCGAAAGCGCCGCCGCAGCCCTATGCGCGCGATCCCTTCCCCTCCACCTATCGCGCCTACCCCGGCGTGCCGACGTTGGTGCGCAACGTCACCGTCTATGACGGCGAAGGCGGGCGGATCGACAACGGCCAGGTGCTGTTCGCCGACGGCAAGATCGTCGCGGTCGGGCAGAGCGTGAACGCGCCGGCCGACGCGCAGGTGATCGACGGCACGGGCAAGTGGGTGACGCCCGGCGTGGTCGATATCCACAGCCACCTCGGCGATTATCCCACCCCCAGCGTGCAGGCGCACAGCGACGGCAACGAGGCGACCGGGCCGATCACCGCGGACGTCTGGGCGGAGCACAGCGTGTGGCCGCAGGATCCCGGTTTCAGCCGCGCGCTCGCCAACGGCGGCGTCACGACGCTGCAGATCCTGCCCGGCTCGGCGAACCTGATGGGTGGCCGTTCGGTGGTGCTCAAGAACGTCTACGCGCGCACGATGCAGGCGATGAAATTCCCCGGTGCGCCTTACGGCCTCAAGATGGCGTGCGGCGAAAATCCCAAGCGCGTCTACGGCTCGAAGAGCCGTCAGCCTTCGACGCGGATGGGCAACATCGCTGTCGATCGCGCGACCTGGGCGAAGGCGCAGAGCTATCGCCGCAAGTGGGACCGGTACGACGCCGACGGCGGCGATATGCCCGATCGCGATATCGCGATGGACACGTTGCGCGGCGTGCTGGCGGGCGAGATCCTGATCCAGAACCACTGCTATCGCGCCGACGAGATGGCGATCGTCGAGGATATGGCGAAGGAATTCGGCTACAAGGTTACCGCCTTCCACCATGCGGTGGAAGCGTACAAGATCGCCGACATCCTGAAGGCCAACGGCACTTGCGCGGCGGTGTGGGCCGACTGGTACGGCTTCAAGATGGAAAGCTACGACGGGATTGGAGAGAACCTCGCGATCCTCGAACGCGCGGGCGCGTGCGCGATGATCCACTCGGACGACGAGAATGGCATCCAGCGGCTCAACCAGGAAGTCGCCAAGGTACTTGCCTCGGGCCGCCGTGCGGGGATCGACATCGCGCCGCAGGTCGCGTGGAAGTGGCTGTCGCTCGGCCCCGCCACCGCGCTCGGCATCGCCGACCGCACCGGCAGCCTCAAGCCCGGCAAGATGGCCGACGTCGTGCTTTGGAACGGCGATCCGTTCAGCGTTTATACCCGGCCCGAAAAGGTGTGGATCGACGGCGCGCTGCTGTTCGACGCCACCGATCCGAAGCGTCGCCCGGTGAGTGATTTCGAACTCGGCCAGCCCGGCTCGGGAGACGTCAAGTGA